One Lucilia cuprina isolate Lc7/37 chromosome 4, ASM2204524v1, whole genome shotgun sequence DNA segment encodes these proteins:
- the LOC111687110 gene encoding uncharacterized protein LOC111687110 has translation MTSTNNNDTPEYLTLEYVKKILTNYFKDTTLKVINMETIPASAKGESYCSIMTRVKVSYKIGREKVSNQMHFIVKSTYENNPYLFSVLEQYDVYNTEKQMYELVFPQLQKMLEAIGDSDQLCAKTIHVDYEHDAIIFEDLAVLNYTMANRLEGMDENHLKLCLRKLAKMHATAAVLNERQTGLLEKYCHGIFNRHVNCYGVFFENVIKVCAKYAGSTPELGNYYKDKLLNLIPYVAEYATRCYDLNPMKYFETLNHGDMWTNNVMVKYNNVEQKTEVIDILLIDFQYCNWTSPAIDLYYFLCTSSQDDLLFNHQPKLIQYYHRVLSETLKKLDYKKHIPTLHELNVQLLEKAFYAVTSLLVNLPLMINDKTEDADFESLLGSDEKSQRFHNVLYTNERVQRIIKVMLPRFDQMGILDVVD, from the exons atgacTTCTACAAATAACAACGATACACCAGAATATTTAACTCTAGAATATGTGAAaaagattttaacaaattattttaaggaCACTACACTAAAAGTGATTAATATGGAAACAATACCGGCCTCAGCAAAAGGAGAAAGTTATTGCAGTATAATGACTAGAGTAAAAGTCAGCTATAAAATTGGTCGGGAAAAAGTCTCTAATCAAATGCATTTTATAGTCAAATCAACATAtgaaaataatccatatttATTTAGTGTTTTAGAACAATACGATGTCTATAATACCGAAAAGCAAATGTATGAATTGGTGTTTCCACAATTGCAAAAAATGCTTGAGGCAATAGGTGATAGTGATCAATTGTGTGCCAAAACTATTCATGTAGATTATGAACATGATGCTATAATATTTGAAGATTTAGCTGTGCTTAACTATACCATGGCCAATCGTTTAGAGGGTATGGACGAAAATCATTTGAAACTTTGTTTAAGAAAACTAGCAAAAATGCATGCTACAGCAGCAGTTTTAAATGAGCGACAGACTggtttattagaaaaatattgtcATGGTATTTTTAATAGACATGTCAATTGTTATggtgtattttttgaaaatgttataaaagtaTGTGCTAAATATGCAGGTTCCACTCCAGAACTGGGCAATTACTACAAAGATAAACTATTAAATTTGATACCTTATGTAGCAGAATATGCTACACGTTGTTACGATCTAAATCccatgaaatattttgaaactttAAATCATGGtgatatgtggactaataatgTTATggttaaatataataatgtgGAACAGAAAACCGAAGTCATCGATATTCTATTAATAGATTTTCAATATTGCAATTGGACTTCTCCTGCAATTGATCtctattattttctttgtacCTCTAGTCAAGATGATTTACTGTTTAATCATCAGCCAAAATTAATACAATACTATCACCGGGTGTTATCGGAGACTTTGAAGAAATTAgattataaaaaacatataccAACGCTGCATGAACTCAATGTCCAGTTGTTAGAGAAGGCATTCTATG CTGTTACATCTTTACTGGTTAACCTACCCCTTATGATCAACGATAAAACTGAGGATGCTGATTTTGAAAGTCTTTTGGGCAGTGATGAGAAATCGCAAAGATTTCACAATGTGTTATATACAAATGAAAGAGTACAAAGAATTATTAAAGTAATGTTGCCTAGATTTGATCAAATGGGTATTTTAGATGTTgttgattaa
- the LOC111687108 gene encoding uncharacterized protein LOC111687108 — protein MKMTPEIDPGLPEWITIEYIQDKLIKRHKDDSIKVLKISGKSASGKGENYTSAILRIRVTYVSDTIVEPKTDSFVIKMTFQGEGIEGQVLGQYNVIQCEIDVYRYVMPRFDDLMKELGDDDQIFAKTLYVDDKQGAIIFDDLVARDFAVANRVARLDTKHVHLALRKLAKIHACGAVLNERDPEFFKKHVFDHGFYNRHTEGFKPMMCGIISGLSHYVNSRPDLKAKYGKKCEGLVDRIMEDTVKCFDPDDRHFMTFAHGDYWTNNMMFQYPNGIDQEPSDVCPLDLQLCVWGHPAIDLHYFFNTSLKEELRLNNQQEFIKYYYDILASTLKALKFKGRFPSLFKFNLEVQSRKFLAINASFVFQALMLNTNTEHAEFSTLVNEEEVGIKFKDSLYFDNELMQKTVELLLPIYDNLGLLDPM, from the exons atgaagaTGACACCAGAAATCGATCCGGGTCTACCCGAATGGATAACCATTGAATATATTCAAGATAAATTGATTAAACGCCATAAGGATGACAGTATTAAAGTATTGAAAATCAGTGGCAAATCTGCCAGTGGAAAGGGTGAAAATTACACCAGTGCCATTTTACGTATTAGGGTGACCTATGTAAGCGATACAATTGTGGAACCCAAAACCGATTCCTTTGTTATTAAGATGACCTTCCAAGGAGAAGGTATTGAGGGACAAGTTCTTGGCCAGTATAATGTTATTCAGTGTGAAATTGATGTTTATCGTTATGTGATGCCACGATTCGATGACCTTATGAAGGAACTCGGAGATGATGATCAAATTTTTGCCAAGACTTTATATGTAGATGATAAACAGGGTGCCATTATTTTTGATGATTTGGTAGCCAGAGATTTCGCTGTAGCCAATCGTGTGGCTCGTTTAGATACAAAACATGTCCACTTGGCTTTGCGCAAGTTGGCTAAAATTCATGCTTGCGGTGCTGTGTTAAACGAACGTGATCCAGAATTCTTTAAGAAGCATGTATTCGATCATGGTTTTTACAATCGCCATACAGAAGGCTTTAAGCCCATGATGTGTGGCATTATTTCTGGTCTTTCGCATTATGTTAACAGCCGTCCTGatcttaaagcaaaatatggCAAGAAATGTGAAGGTCTAGTAGATCGTATTATGGAAGATACCGTTAAGTGTTTCGATCCCGATGACAGACATTTCATGACTTTTGCTCATGGTGACTATTGGACAAATAACATGATGTTTCAGTATCCCAACGGTATCGATCAAGAACCCTCAGATGTTTGTCCTTTAGATTTACAACTTTGTGTTTGGGGTCATCCTGCCATTGATTTGCATTATTTCTTTAATACCTCTTTGAAGGAGGAGTTGCGTCTGAACAATCAACAAGAGTTTATTAAGTACTATTATGATATTTTGGCAAGCAccttaaaagctttaaagttcAAAGGTCGTTTTCCTTCACTATTCAAATTCAATTTGGAAGTACAATCTCGTAAATTTTTgg ccATTAACGCTTCATTTGTCTTCCAAGCCCTTATGCTGAATACAAATACGGAACATGCTGAATTTAGTACATTAGTCAATGAAGAAGAAGTCGGTATTAAATTTAAGGATTCATTATATTTTGATAATGAATTGATGCAAAAGACTGTGGAACTTTTACTGCCCATTTATGATAATTTAGGTCTCTTAGATCCTATGTAA
- the LOC111687109 gene encoding uncharacterized protein LOC111687109 — translation MSIPEWLTKNYIEEVLKVYHKDLTLKIEKFNIKPAFGKGENYGGFLTKAHVVYNLKNGQEQKENHFICKTSYEDDAFAKEKMKSYDIFNREMILYEEVLPKMNDLLKEIDDMEQLFPTVFYVDYKRQALIFEDLTVQGYVMADRIQRLDMDHIKLVLCKLSKMHATSAVFNERGSGCLEKYDRGFFNKYTDTYKTFFVNSFMACARYLQQLDDTNSRKYAKKIFALEPYYMDLGKRCFAPTVGDVNVLVHGDVWTNNVMFKYCTKTGKPIDVLIIDFQYSFWGSPTLDLHYFFNTSIKEPLRLHHQDELFQMYHQHFTDTLKKLKYKSNPIPSLKKFRIQAEQKKFFAMHSSVVIQPVMLNQDSTDADYNALMGEDDRAMSFKRRLYNNPIIQENLKNLLPMFDRRGLLEVNQ, via the exons atgtcTATTCCCGAGTGGTTAACAAAGAATTATATAGAAGAGGTCCTGAAAGTTTATCACAAAGACTTGactttgaaaatcgaaaaatttaacataaaaccgGCATTTGGTAAAGGTGAAAATTATGGTGGATTTTTGACCAAGGCTCATGTGGTCTATAACTTGAAAAATGGAcaagaacaaaaagaaaatcattttatatGTAAGACATCTTATGAAGATGATGCTTTTgctaaagaaaaaatgaaaagctaTGATATTTTTAATCGGGAGATGATATTATACGAAGAAGTTTTGCCCAAAATGAATGATTTACTAAAGGAAATCGATGACATGGAACAACTATTTCCTACCGTATTTTATGTTGATTACAAAAGACAGGCACTCATATTCGAAGATCTAACAGTGCAGGGTTATGTTATGGCTGATCGCATACAGAGACTGGATATGGAtcatattaaattagttttatgtaaattatctAAAATGCATGCTACTTCGGCAGTTTTTAATGAACGTGGTAGCGGTTGTTTGGAGAAATACGATCGTggatttttcaacaaatatacCGATACTTATAAGACATTTTTCGTCAATTCATTTATGGCTTGTGCCCGCTATTTGCAACAACTTGATGATACAAATTCCcgtaaatatgctaaaaaaatatttgctctaGAGCCTTACTACATGGATCTAGGTAAACGTTGTTTTGCCCCAACAGTGGGTGATGTAAATGTTTTAGTGCACGGTGATGTCTGGACTAATAATGTCATGTTTAAGTATTGTACGAAAACTGGAAAACCAATAGATGTTTTAATTATTGATTTTCAATATTCATTTTGGGGTTCTCCCACTTTGGATTtacattatttctttaatacttCTATAAAAGAACCATTAAGACTTCATCATCAAGATGAATTATTTCAAATGTATCATCAGCATTTTACTGATACTTTGAAAAAGTTAAAGTATAAATCAAATCCCATACCCAGTTTGAAAAAGTTCAGAATACAAGCagaacaaaagaaattttttg ctATGCACTCTTCCGTTGTTATACAACCGGTTATGTTGAATCAAGATTCTACAGATGCCGATTATAATGCTTTAATGGGTGAAGATGATCGCGCTATGAGTTTTAAGAGACGCTTATATAATAATCCCATAATCCAGGAGAACTTGAAAAATCTTTTACCCATGTTCGACAGAAGGGGTCTGTTGGAAGTGAATCAGTAA
- the LOC111687107 gene encoding serine/threonine-protein kinase rio2, translated as MGKLNVTVLRYLTREDFRVLTAVEMGMKNHELVPGPLVASIANLKSGGVHKLLKELCKHKLLTYERGKKFDGYRLTNTGYDYLALKSLTLRGSVSSFGNQIGVGKESNIYVVADEEGTPICLKLHRLGRTCFRNIKSKRDYHGRRHKASWLYLSRISATREFAYMSALYDRGFPVPKPIDFNRHCVLMELVNGWPMTQIHELRDPDQVYDDLMNLIVRLGNSGVIHGDFNEFNLMLADDGKPVLIDFPQMMSTSHENAEYFFDRDVQCVRELFRRKYNYESAEYPKFSDIVRDDNLDTEVHCTGYGFTKEMENDLLKEYGMIEESDEEEEINDDNDVPELVESTNDDINEYRQQLENEIKFSELKSAKGGDDSIRRYIESCSQYLGNIKIGPEVEIPVDTPKPEDIQPKLIAEEENTKTPENQLNIKETLLATEDKDETSSNKANQDDSDAQSISSNDLETDNVPELANVDPNSRMYRLKMVEKLLNDARSQRSYSTTASTIAPSVITDRIKRNMDKKERIDMRKRCVAKGEASAVHRHRKENKDVVKEYSGWEF; from the exons atgggTAAATTAAATGTTACCGTCTTACGTTATTTAACACGAGAAGATTTTCGTGTTTTAACTGCG GTTGAAATGGGTATGAAAAATCATGAGCTGGTACCCGGACCATTGGTAGCCTCTATAGCTAATCTTAAGTCTGGTGGTGTACACAAGCTGTTAAAGGAATTGTGCAAACACAAATTGTTGACCTATGAAAGAGGCAAAAAGT TTGATGGCTATCGTCTAACCAACACCGGCTATGATTACTTGGCTTTGAAATCCTTAACTTTGCGCGGTTCAGTTTCCTCATTTGGCAATCAAATTGGTGTTGGTAAGGAATCCAATATTTATGTGGTGGCTGATGAAGAGGGCACACCCATCTGTTTGAAATTACATCGTTTGGGTCGTACTTGTTTCCGTAACATTAAGTCTAAACGTGATTATCATGGTCGCAGACATAAAGCTTCTTGGTTATATTTGTCTAGAATTTCGGCTACTAGAGAATTTGCCTATATGTCGGCTTTGTACGATAGAGGTTTCCCCGTACCAAAACCTATTGATTTTAATCGTCATTGTGTTTTGATGGAATTGGTTAATGGTTGGCCGAT gaCACAAATCCATGAGCTCAGAGATCCCGACCAAGTATATGATGATCTAATGAATTTAATTGTACGTTTGGGCAATTCTGGTGTTATACATGGTGATTTCAATGAATTCAATTTAATGTTAGCAGATGATGGCAAACCTGTATTGATCGATTTCCCACAAATGATGTCAACATCCCATGAAAATGCTGAATA TTTCTTCGATCGTGATGTTCAATGTGTGCGAGAACTATTTCGTCGTAAATATAATTACGAAAGTGCAGAATATCCTAAATTCTCAGATATCGTTCGAGATGATAATTTAGATACTGAAGTACATTGTACAGGTTATGGTTTTACTAAAGAAATGGAAAATGATTTGCTTaag GAATATGGTATGATTGAAGAGTCCGATGAAGAAGAAGAAATCAACGATGACAATGATGTTCCAGAATTAGTTGAATCTACGAACGATGATATTAATGAGTATCGTCAACAattagaaaatgaaattaaattcagTGAATTAAAATCTGCCAAAGGTGGTGATGATTCTATAAGACGTTATATCGAATCATGTTCACAATATTTGGGTAATATTAAGATAGGACCTGAAGTAGAAATACCCGTAGATACACCTAAACCTGAAGATATACAACCTAAACTAATAGCCGAAGAAGAGAATACAAAAACTccagaaaatcaattaaatatcaAAGAAACTTTACTCGCAACTGAAGATAAAGATGAAACTTCTTCAAATAAAGCGAATCAAGATGACTCTGATGCCCAGTCAATAAGTTCTAATGATTTGGAAACTGATAATGTTCCGGAATTGGCAAATGTTGATCCAAATTCTCGTATGTATcgtttgaaaatggttgaaaaacTATTAAACGATGCTCGTTCTCAACGTTCTTATTCAACAACGGCTAGCACAATTGCTCCTTCCGTCATAACAGATCGTATCAAACGTAATATGGATAAAAAGGAAAGAATTGATATGCGTAAACGTTGTGTAGCCAAGGGAGAGGCGAGTGCTGTGCATCGTCATCGTAAAGAGAATAAGGATGTTGTTAAGGAATATTCCGGTtgggaattttaa